A genomic region of Pararge aegeria chromosome 11, ilParAegt1.1, whole genome shotgun sequence contains the following coding sequences:
- the LOC120627750 gene encoding transmembrane protein 177, with the protein MSVKRPVSWFLTDQGRKFSFSVITGTSLALTAARFTPHTFFLHKYKDFVHYYNEGKPVELPSDLHNIYQKCLDLLSISETHRKLIEPFSVFGFDLFHAGSTSSRFGALVGIPVNFSYKILEDVEKQNVQVNQKNIDLKSEIGNKLGEALILPDKVKEFAICREILMTQNNKVMFESSYPFACLFLAYNLSQHFNRRLNLYTAPQAMRGVLYTIVGFFSLGTYFLMKDMTEVYYETSVDKKLCELGPDYIESGITFYDKLLQRNQALRELMGKEGEKKYTINGNENYTLRQPHVALVHRKQYFEHRSKQNNEDFNEHFE; encoded by the exons atgTCTGTAAAGAGACCTGTATCATGGTTTTTAACTGATCAAGGCAGAAAGTTTTCATTTTCAGTAATAACTGGCACCAGTCTCGCCCTTACAGCAGCAAGATTTACTCCACATACATTTTTCCTGCATAAATACAAAGACTTTGTtcattattataa TGAGGGAAAACCAGTAGAACTACCAAGtgacttacataatatataccagAAATGTTTAGATCTTCTGAGCATATCAGAAACACATAGAAAACTTATTGAGCCCTTTAGTGTATTTGGTTTTGATCTTTTTCATGCTG gtAGCACCAGTTCAAGATTTGGTGCGCTAGTTGGAATTCCTGTAAATTTTTCATACAAGATATTAGAAGATGTTGAAAAGCAAAATGTCCag gtCAATCAAAAGAACATTGATTTGAAATCAGAAATTGGAAACAAGTTAGGTGAAGCCCTTATCTTGCCTGATAAAGTCAAAGAATTTGCAATATGCAGAGAAATACTTATGACTCAAAACAATAAAGTGATGTTTGAGTCTTCATACCCATTTGCATGCCTTTTTCTTGCATATAACTTGTCTCAACATTTTAATAGAAGGCTTAATTTGTATACAGCTCCACAAGCTATGAGAGGTGTTTTATATACTATTGTTGGTTTCTTTAGTTTAGGCACTTATTTTCTTATGAAAGATATGACGGAAGTCTACTACGAAACATCAGTTGACAAGAAATTGTGTGAACTGGGCCCAGATTACATTGAAAGTGGCATAACCTTCTATGATAAACTATTACAACGGAATCAAGCCTTAAGGGAGTTGATGGGCAAGGAGggtgaaaaaaaatacactataaATGGCAACGAAAATTATACTTTAAGACAACCACATGTGGCTCTAGTTcatagaaaacaatattttgaacaTAGATCAAAGCAAAATAATGAAGACTTTAATGAACATTTTGAGTGA